Proteins encoded together in one Columba livia isolate bColLiv1 breed racing homer chromosome 3, bColLiv1.pat.W.v2, whole genome shotgun sequence window:
- the CAPN11 gene encoding calpain-11 isoform X2 gives MMPFGGMAARLQRDRLRAEGLGQHNNAIKYFNQDYEALKQECLESGTLFRDPQFPAGPSALGFKELGPHSSKTRGVEWKRPSELVGDPQFIVGGATRTDICQGALGDCWLLAAIGSLTLNEELLHRVVPHGQSFQEDYAGIFHFQIWQFGEWVDVVVDDQLPTKDGELLFVHSAECTEFWSALLEKAYAKLNGCYEALSGGSTTEGFEDFTGGVAEMYDLKRPPRNMAHIIRKALERGSLLGCSIDITSAFDMEAVTFKKLVKGHAYSVTGFRDVNYRGQQEQLIRIRNPWGQVEWTGAWSDGSSEWNNIDPDEREELQLKMEDGEFWMSFRDFMREFSRLEICNLTPDALTKDELSRWHTQVFEGTWRRGSTAGGCRNHPATFWINPQFKIKLLEEDDDPGDDEVACSFLVALMQKDRRRERRVGGDMHTIGFAVYEVPEEAQGSQHVHLKKDFFLRNQSRARSETFINLREVSNQIRLPPGEYIVVPSTFEPHKEADFILRVFTEKQSDTAELDEEISADLADEEITEDDIEDGFKNMFQQLAGEDMEISVFELRTILNRVIARHKDLKTDGFSLDSCRNMVNLMDKDGSARLGLVEFQILWNKIRSWLMIFRQHDLDKSGTMSSYEMRLALESAGFKLNNRLHQVVVARYADTDMGVDFDNFVCCLVKLEAMFRFFHSMDREGTGTAVMNLTEWLLLTMCG, from the exons ATGATGCCCTTTGGTGGGATGGCTGCCCGTCTGCAGAGAGACCGCCTGAGGGCCGAGGGGCTCGGCCAACACAACAACGCCATCAAGTACTTCAACCAGGACTATGAGGCCCTCAAACAGGAGTGCCTTGAGAGCGGCACTCTCTTTAGGGACCCCCAGTTCCCAGCTGGCCCCTCTGCCCTTGGATTCAAGGAGCTGGGGCCTCATTCCAGCAAGACGCGGGGGGTGGAGTGGAAGCGTCCATCG GAATTAGTGGGTGATCCTCAGTTCATTGTTGGAGGTGCAACCAGGACAGACATCTGCCAGGGGGCTCTGG ggGACTGCTGGCTGCTGGCTGCCATCGGCTCCCTCACGCTCAATGAGGAGCTCCTGCACCGTGTGGTGCCCCATGGGCAGAGCTTCCAGGAGGACTATGCCGGCATCTTCCACTTCCAG ATCTGGCAGTTTGGTGAGTGGGTGGACGTGGTGGTGGATGACCAGCTGCCCACCAAGGATGGGGAGCTCCTGTTTGTGCACTCAGCGGAGTGCACTGAGTTCTGGAGTGCTCTGCTGGAGAAGGCCTATGCCAA GCTGAACGGCTGCTATGAGGCACTCTCGGGGGGCAGCACCACCGAGGGCTTCGAGGACTTCACCGGCGGTGTGGCAGAGATGTATGACCTCAAGCGGCCACCACGTAACATGGCCCACATCATCCGCAAGGCGCTGGAGAGGGGGTCCCTGCTGGGCTGCTCCATCGAC ATCACAAGTGCATTTGATATGGAAGCAGTGACCTTCaagaagctggtgaagggccATGCCTATTCTGTCACAGGCTTCAGAGAT GTGAATTACCGGGGTCAGCAGGAACAGCTCATCCGCATCAGGAACCCCTGGGGTCAGGTGGAGTGGACTGGAGCCTGGAGCGATGG CTCCTCTGAGTGGAACAACATTGACCCTGATGAAAgggaagagctgcagctgaagaTGGAGGATGGAGAGTTCTG GATGTCTTTCCGGGACTTCATGAGGGAGTTCTCCAGGCTGGAGATCTGCAACCTGACGCCCGATGCCCTCACCAAGGACGAGCTCAGCAGGTGGCACACGCAGGTGTTTGAGGGCACATGGCGCCGGGGGAGCactgctgggggctgcaggaatCACCCAG CCACATTCTGGATCAACCCCCAGTTTAAGATCAAGCTGCTGGAAGAGGATGATGACCCTGGGGATGATGAGGTGGCCTGCAGCTTTTTGGTGGCTCTGATGCAGAAGGaccggcggcgggagcggcgagTGGGGGGCGACATGCACACCATTGGCTTCGCTGTCTACGAG GTTCCTGAGGAG GCCCAGGGCAGCCAGCATGTGCACTTGAAGAAGGACTTCTTCCTGCGAAACCAGTCGCGGGCACGGTCCGAGACCTTCATCAACCTGCGGGAGGTGAGCAACCAGATCCGGCTGCCCCCCGGCGAGTACATCGTTGTGCCTTCTACCTTTGAGCCACACAAGGAGGCTGACTTCATCTTGCGAGTCTTCACCGAGAAGCAGTCGGACACAGC GGAGCTGGACGAGGAGATCTCGGCAGATCTGGCAGATGAG GAAATAACTGAGGATGACATAGAGGACGGCTTCAAGAACATGTTCCAGCAGCTGGCAGGGGAG GACATGGAAATCAGTGTCTTTGAGCTCCGGACTATTCTGAACAGAGTCATCGCTAGAC acAAAGATCTGAAGACAGATGGGTTCAGCCTGGACTCCTGCCGCAACATGGTCAACCTGATGGAT aaaGATGGCAGTGCCCGCCTTGGGCTGGTGGAGTTCCAGATCCTGTGGAACAAGATCCGGAGCTGGCTG ATGATCTTCCGCCAGCATGACCTGGATAAGTCAGGCACCATGAGCTCTTATGAGATGCGCCTGGCTCTGGAGTCAGCCG GTTTCAAGCTGAACAACAGGCTGCACCAGGTTGTGGTGGCCCGCTATGCAGACACTGACATGGGTGTGGACTTCGACAACTTTGTCTGCTGCCTTGTGAAGCTGGAGGCCATGTTCA GGTTCTTCCACAGCATGGACCGTGAAGGCACTGGTACTGCCGTCATGAACCTAACTGAG TGGCTGCTGCTGACAATGTGCGGCTAG
- the CAPN11 gene encoding calpain-11 isoform X1, whose protein sequence is MMPFGGMAARLQRDRLRAEGLGQHNNAIKYFNQDYEALKQECLESGTLFRDPQFPAGPSALGFKELGPHSSKTRGVEWKRPSELVGDPQFIVGGATRTDICQGALGDCWLLAAIGSLTLNEELLHRVVPHGQSFQEDYAGIFHFQIWQFGEWVDVVVDDQLPTKDGELLFVHSAECTEFWSALLEKAYAKLNGCYEALSGGSTTEGFEDFTGGVAEMYDLKRPPRNMAHIIRKALERGSLLGCSIDITSAFDMEAVTFKKLVKGHAYSVTGFRDVNYRGQQEQLIRIRNPWGQVEWTGAWSDGSSEWNNIDPDEREELQLKMEDGEFWMSFRDFMREFSRLEICNLTPDALTKDELSRWHTQVFEGTWRRGSTAGGCRNHPATFWINPQFKIKLLEEDDDPGDDEVACSFLVALMQKDRRRERRVGGDMHTIGFAVYEVPEEAQGSQHVHLKKDFFLRNQSRARSETFINLREVSNQIRLPPGEYIVVPSTFEPHKEADFILRVFTEKQSDTAELDEEISADLADEEEITEDDIEDGFKNMFQQLAGEDMEISVFELRTILNRVIARHKDLKTDGFSLDSCRNMVNLMDKDGSARLGLVEFQILWNKIRSWLMIFRQHDLDKSGTMSSYEMRLALESAGFKLNNRLHQVVVARYADTDMGVDFDNFVCCLVKLEAMFRFFHSMDREGTGTAVMNLTEWLLLTMCG, encoded by the exons ATGATGCCCTTTGGTGGGATGGCTGCCCGTCTGCAGAGAGACCGCCTGAGGGCCGAGGGGCTCGGCCAACACAACAACGCCATCAAGTACTTCAACCAGGACTATGAGGCCCTCAAACAGGAGTGCCTTGAGAGCGGCACTCTCTTTAGGGACCCCCAGTTCCCAGCTGGCCCCTCTGCCCTTGGATTCAAGGAGCTGGGGCCTCATTCCAGCAAGACGCGGGGGGTGGAGTGGAAGCGTCCATCG GAATTAGTGGGTGATCCTCAGTTCATTGTTGGAGGTGCAACCAGGACAGACATCTGCCAGGGGGCTCTGG ggGACTGCTGGCTGCTGGCTGCCATCGGCTCCCTCACGCTCAATGAGGAGCTCCTGCACCGTGTGGTGCCCCATGGGCAGAGCTTCCAGGAGGACTATGCCGGCATCTTCCACTTCCAG ATCTGGCAGTTTGGTGAGTGGGTGGACGTGGTGGTGGATGACCAGCTGCCCACCAAGGATGGGGAGCTCCTGTTTGTGCACTCAGCGGAGTGCACTGAGTTCTGGAGTGCTCTGCTGGAGAAGGCCTATGCCAA GCTGAACGGCTGCTATGAGGCACTCTCGGGGGGCAGCACCACCGAGGGCTTCGAGGACTTCACCGGCGGTGTGGCAGAGATGTATGACCTCAAGCGGCCACCACGTAACATGGCCCACATCATCCGCAAGGCGCTGGAGAGGGGGTCCCTGCTGGGCTGCTCCATCGAC ATCACAAGTGCATTTGATATGGAAGCAGTGACCTTCaagaagctggtgaagggccATGCCTATTCTGTCACAGGCTTCAGAGAT GTGAATTACCGGGGTCAGCAGGAACAGCTCATCCGCATCAGGAACCCCTGGGGTCAGGTGGAGTGGACTGGAGCCTGGAGCGATGG CTCCTCTGAGTGGAACAACATTGACCCTGATGAAAgggaagagctgcagctgaagaTGGAGGATGGAGAGTTCTG GATGTCTTTCCGGGACTTCATGAGGGAGTTCTCCAGGCTGGAGATCTGCAACCTGACGCCCGATGCCCTCACCAAGGACGAGCTCAGCAGGTGGCACACGCAGGTGTTTGAGGGCACATGGCGCCGGGGGAGCactgctgggggctgcaggaatCACCCAG CCACATTCTGGATCAACCCCCAGTTTAAGATCAAGCTGCTGGAAGAGGATGATGACCCTGGGGATGATGAGGTGGCCTGCAGCTTTTTGGTGGCTCTGATGCAGAAGGaccggcggcgggagcggcgagTGGGGGGCGACATGCACACCATTGGCTTCGCTGTCTACGAG GTTCCTGAGGAG GCCCAGGGCAGCCAGCATGTGCACTTGAAGAAGGACTTCTTCCTGCGAAACCAGTCGCGGGCACGGTCCGAGACCTTCATCAACCTGCGGGAGGTGAGCAACCAGATCCGGCTGCCCCCCGGCGAGTACATCGTTGTGCCTTCTACCTTTGAGCCACACAAGGAGGCTGACTTCATCTTGCGAGTCTTCACCGAGAAGCAGTCGGACACAGC GGAGCTGGACGAGGAGATCTCGGCAGATCTGGCAGATGAG GAGGAAATAACTGAGGATGACATAGAGGACGGCTTCAAGAACATGTTCCAGCAGCTGGCAGGGGAG GACATGGAAATCAGTGTCTTTGAGCTCCGGACTATTCTGAACAGAGTCATCGCTAGAC acAAAGATCTGAAGACAGATGGGTTCAGCCTGGACTCCTGCCGCAACATGGTCAACCTGATGGAT aaaGATGGCAGTGCCCGCCTTGGGCTGGTGGAGTTCCAGATCCTGTGGAACAAGATCCGGAGCTGGCTG ATGATCTTCCGCCAGCATGACCTGGATAAGTCAGGCACCATGAGCTCTTATGAGATGCGCCTGGCTCTGGAGTCAGCCG GTTTCAAGCTGAACAACAGGCTGCACCAGGTTGTGGTGGCCCGCTATGCAGACACTGACATGGGTGTGGACTTCGACAACTTTGTCTGCTGCCTTGTGAAGCTGGAGGCCATGTTCA GGTTCTTCCACAGCATGGACCGTGAAGGCACTGGTACTGCCGTCATGAACCTAACTGAG TGGCTGCTGCTGACAATGTGCGGCTAG
- the CAPN11 gene encoding calpain-11 isoform X3 produces the protein MMPFGGMAARLQRDRLRAEGLGQHNNAIKYFNQDYEALKQECLESGTLFRDPQFPAGPSALGFKELGPHSSKTRGVEWKRPSELVGDPQFIVGGATRTDICQGALGDCWLLAAIGSLTLNEELLHRVVPHGQSFQEDYAGIFHFQIWQFGEWVDVVVDDQLPTKDGELLFVHSAECTEFWSALLEKAYAKLNGCYEALSGGSTTEGFEDFTGGVAEMYDLKRPPRNMAHIIRKALERGSLLGCSIDITSAFDMEAVTFKKLVKGHAYSVTGFRDVNYRGQQEQLIRIRNPWGQVEWTGAWSDGSSEWNNIDPDEREELQLKMEDGEFWMSFRDFMREFSRLEICNLTPDALTKDELSRWHTQVFEGTWRRGSTAGGCRNHPATFWINPQFKIKLLEEDDDPGDDEVACSFLVALMQKDRRRERRVGGDMHTIGFAVYEAQGSQHVHLKKDFFLRNQSRARSETFINLREVSNQIRLPPGEYIVVPSTFEPHKEADFILRVFTEKQSDTAELDEEISADLADEEEITEDDIEDGFKNMFQQLAGEDMEISVFELRTILNRVIARHKDLKTDGFSLDSCRNMVNLMDKDGSARLGLVEFQILWNKIRSWLMIFRQHDLDKSGTMSSYEMRLALESAGFKLNNRLHQVVVARYADTDMGVDFDNFVCCLVKLEAMFRFFHSMDREGTGTAVMNLTEWLLLTMCG, from the exons ATGATGCCCTTTGGTGGGATGGCTGCCCGTCTGCAGAGAGACCGCCTGAGGGCCGAGGGGCTCGGCCAACACAACAACGCCATCAAGTACTTCAACCAGGACTATGAGGCCCTCAAACAGGAGTGCCTTGAGAGCGGCACTCTCTTTAGGGACCCCCAGTTCCCAGCTGGCCCCTCTGCCCTTGGATTCAAGGAGCTGGGGCCTCATTCCAGCAAGACGCGGGGGGTGGAGTGGAAGCGTCCATCG GAATTAGTGGGTGATCCTCAGTTCATTGTTGGAGGTGCAACCAGGACAGACATCTGCCAGGGGGCTCTGG ggGACTGCTGGCTGCTGGCTGCCATCGGCTCCCTCACGCTCAATGAGGAGCTCCTGCACCGTGTGGTGCCCCATGGGCAGAGCTTCCAGGAGGACTATGCCGGCATCTTCCACTTCCAG ATCTGGCAGTTTGGTGAGTGGGTGGACGTGGTGGTGGATGACCAGCTGCCCACCAAGGATGGGGAGCTCCTGTTTGTGCACTCAGCGGAGTGCACTGAGTTCTGGAGTGCTCTGCTGGAGAAGGCCTATGCCAA GCTGAACGGCTGCTATGAGGCACTCTCGGGGGGCAGCACCACCGAGGGCTTCGAGGACTTCACCGGCGGTGTGGCAGAGATGTATGACCTCAAGCGGCCACCACGTAACATGGCCCACATCATCCGCAAGGCGCTGGAGAGGGGGTCCCTGCTGGGCTGCTCCATCGAC ATCACAAGTGCATTTGATATGGAAGCAGTGACCTTCaagaagctggtgaagggccATGCCTATTCTGTCACAGGCTTCAGAGAT GTGAATTACCGGGGTCAGCAGGAACAGCTCATCCGCATCAGGAACCCCTGGGGTCAGGTGGAGTGGACTGGAGCCTGGAGCGATGG CTCCTCTGAGTGGAACAACATTGACCCTGATGAAAgggaagagctgcagctgaagaTGGAGGATGGAGAGTTCTG GATGTCTTTCCGGGACTTCATGAGGGAGTTCTCCAGGCTGGAGATCTGCAACCTGACGCCCGATGCCCTCACCAAGGACGAGCTCAGCAGGTGGCACACGCAGGTGTTTGAGGGCACATGGCGCCGGGGGAGCactgctgggggctgcaggaatCACCCAG CCACATTCTGGATCAACCCCCAGTTTAAGATCAAGCTGCTGGAAGAGGATGATGACCCTGGGGATGATGAGGTGGCCTGCAGCTTTTTGGTGGCTCTGATGCAGAAGGaccggcggcgggagcggcgagTGGGGGGCGACATGCACACCATTGGCTTCGCTGTCTACGAG GCCCAGGGCAGCCAGCATGTGCACTTGAAGAAGGACTTCTTCCTGCGAAACCAGTCGCGGGCACGGTCCGAGACCTTCATCAACCTGCGGGAGGTGAGCAACCAGATCCGGCTGCCCCCCGGCGAGTACATCGTTGTGCCTTCTACCTTTGAGCCACACAAGGAGGCTGACTTCATCTTGCGAGTCTTCACCGAGAAGCAGTCGGACACAGC GGAGCTGGACGAGGAGATCTCGGCAGATCTGGCAGATGAG GAGGAAATAACTGAGGATGACATAGAGGACGGCTTCAAGAACATGTTCCAGCAGCTGGCAGGGGAG GACATGGAAATCAGTGTCTTTGAGCTCCGGACTATTCTGAACAGAGTCATCGCTAGAC acAAAGATCTGAAGACAGATGGGTTCAGCCTGGACTCCTGCCGCAACATGGTCAACCTGATGGAT aaaGATGGCAGTGCCCGCCTTGGGCTGGTGGAGTTCCAGATCCTGTGGAACAAGATCCGGAGCTGGCTG ATGATCTTCCGCCAGCATGACCTGGATAAGTCAGGCACCATGAGCTCTTATGAGATGCGCCTGGCTCTGGAGTCAGCCG GTTTCAAGCTGAACAACAGGCTGCACCAGGTTGTGGTGGCCCGCTATGCAGACACTGACATGGGTGTGGACTTCGACAACTTTGTCTGCTGCCTTGTGAAGCTGGAGGCCATGTTCA GGTTCTTCCACAGCATGGACCGTGAAGGCACTGGTACTGCCGTCATGAACCTAACTGAG TGGCTGCTGCTGACAATGTGCGGCTAG
- the CAPN11 gene encoding calpain-11 isoform X4, with product MMPFGGMAARLQRDRLRAEGLGQHNNAIKYFNQDYEALKQECLESGTLFRDPQFPAGPSALGFKELGPHSSKTRGVEWKRPSELVGDPQFIVGGATRTDICQGALGDCWLLAAIGSLTLNEELLHRVVPHGQSFQEDYAGIFHFQIWQFGEWVDVVVDDQLPTKDGELLFVHSAECTEFWSALLEKAYAKLNGCYEALSGGSTTEGFEDFTGGVAEMYDLKRPPRNMAHIIRKALERGSLLGCSIDITSAFDMEAVTFKKLVKGHAYSVTGFRDVNYRGQQEQLIRIRNPWGQVEWTGAWSDGSSEWNNIDPDEREELQLKMEDGEFWMSFRDFMREFSRLEICNLTPDALTKDELSRWHTQVFEGTWRRGSTAGGCRNHPATFWINPQFKIKLLEEDDDPGDDEVACSFLVALMQKDRRRERRVGGDMHTIGFAVYEAQGSQHVHLKKDFFLRNQSRARSETFINLREVSNQIRLPPGEYIVVPSTFEPHKEADFILRVFTEKQSDTAELDEEISADLADEEITEDDIEDGFKNMFQQLAGEDMEISVFELRTILNRVIARHKDLKTDGFSLDSCRNMVNLMDKDGSARLGLVEFQILWNKIRSWLMIFRQHDLDKSGTMSSYEMRLALESAGFKLNNRLHQVVVARYADTDMGVDFDNFVCCLVKLEAMFRFFHSMDREGTGTAVMNLTEWLLLTMCG from the exons ATGATGCCCTTTGGTGGGATGGCTGCCCGTCTGCAGAGAGACCGCCTGAGGGCCGAGGGGCTCGGCCAACACAACAACGCCATCAAGTACTTCAACCAGGACTATGAGGCCCTCAAACAGGAGTGCCTTGAGAGCGGCACTCTCTTTAGGGACCCCCAGTTCCCAGCTGGCCCCTCTGCCCTTGGATTCAAGGAGCTGGGGCCTCATTCCAGCAAGACGCGGGGGGTGGAGTGGAAGCGTCCATCG GAATTAGTGGGTGATCCTCAGTTCATTGTTGGAGGTGCAACCAGGACAGACATCTGCCAGGGGGCTCTGG ggGACTGCTGGCTGCTGGCTGCCATCGGCTCCCTCACGCTCAATGAGGAGCTCCTGCACCGTGTGGTGCCCCATGGGCAGAGCTTCCAGGAGGACTATGCCGGCATCTTCCACTTCCAG ATCTGGCAGTTTGGTGAGTGGGTGGACGTGGTGGTGGATGACCAGCTGCCCACCAAGGATGGGGAGCTCCTGTTTGTGCACTCAGCGGAGTGCACTGAGTTCTGGAGTGCTCTGCTGGAGAAGGCCTATGCCAA GCTGAACGGCTGCTATGAGGCACTCTCGGGGGGCAGCACCACCGAGGGCTTCGAGGACTTCACCGGCGGTGTGGCAGAGATGTATGACCTCAAGCGGCCACCACGTAACATGGCCCACATCATCCGCAAGGCGCTGGAGAGGGGGTCCCTGCTGGGCTGCTCCATCGAC ATCACAAGTGCATTTGATATGGAAGCAGTGACCTTCaagaagctggtgaagggccATGCCTATTCTGTCACAGGCTTCAGAGAT GTGAATTACCGGGGTCAGCAGGAACAGCTCATCCGCATCAGGAACCCCTGGGGTCAGGTGGAGTGGACTGGAGCCTGGAGCGATGG CTCCTCTGAGTGGAACAACATTGACCCTGATGAAAgggaagagctgcagctgaagaTGGAGGATGGAGAGTTCTG GATGTCTTTCCGGGACTTCATGAGGGAGTTCTCCAGGCTGGAGATCTGCAACCTGACGCCCGATGCCCTCACCAAGGACGAGCTCAGCAGGTGGCACACGCAGGTGTTTGAGGGCACATGGCGCCGGGGGAGCactgctgggggctgcaggaatCACCCAG CCACATTCTGGATCAACCCCCAGTTTAAGATCAAGCTGCTGGAAGAGGATGATGACCCTGGGGATGATGAGGTGGCCTGCAGCTTTTTGGTGGCTCTGATGCAGAAGGaccggcggcgggagcggcgagTGGGGGGCGACATGCACACCATTGGCTTCGCTGTCTACGAG GCCCAGGGCAGCCAGCATGTGCACTTGAAGAAGGACTTCTTCCTGCGAAACCAGTCGCGGGCACGGTCCGAGACCTTCATCAACCTGCGGGAGGTGAGCAACCAGATCCGGCTGCCCCCCGGCGAGTACATCGTTGTGCCTTCTACCTTTGAGCCACACAAGGAGGCTGACTTCATCTTGCGAGTCTTCACCGAGAAGCAGTCGGACACAGC GGAGCTGGACGAGGAGATCTCGGCAGATCTGGCAGATGAG GAAATAACTGAGGATGACATAGAGGACGGCTTCAAGAACATGTTCCAGCAGCTGGCAGGGGAG GACATGGAAATCAGTGTCTTTGAGCTCCGGACTATTCTGAACAGAGTCATCGCTAGAC acAAAGATCTGAAGACAGATGGGTTCAGCCTGGACTCCTGCCGCAACATGGTCAACCTGATGGAT aaaGATGGCAGTGCCCGCCTTGGGCTGGTGGAGTTCCAGATCCTGTGGAACAAGATCCGGAGCTGGCTG ATGATCTTCCGCCAGCATGACCTGGATAAGTCAGGCACCATGAGCTCTTATGAGATGCGCCTGGCTCTGGAGTCAGCCG GTTTCAAGCTGAACAACAGGCTGCACCAGGTTGTGGTGGCCCGCTATGCAGACACTGACATGGGTGTGGACTTCGACAACTTTGTCTGCTGCCTTGTGAAGCTGGAGGCCATGTTCA GGTTCTTCCACAGCATGGACCGTGAAGGCACTGGTACTGCCGTCATGAACCTAACTGAG TGGCTGCTGCTGACAATGTGCGGCTAG